A segment of the uncultured Desulfobulbus sp. genome:
TCCTCGCACTGATTGAACACCTCCCGCTTGCCCACCAGCATGGTCAAATCGGCAAGGGTGGTATCCTCGTCGAACACCCCCAGCGAGAGGTTGGAGTGGAGCAGGACATTGTCGACCCAATAGCCGGAACGCACCTGGTCAAAAAAACGAAAATATTGTTTTTTCTCGCCTTCACGGGTGTTGTAGACCGGCAGAAGGGCATATTCGGTCTCACCATTGGCAAAGGCATCAAGCAGTGCCTTTATATGGGGAAAGAGGCGAATCTCCGCCTCCTTGTCAAATAAGACAGCTGCCTGCCAGGATTGAGAGTATTCCGGACCAAGGGTCGCGATCGTTTTCATTCCAAACGGTTCCTGAACCAAATTTTACGGATTGGGTTCCAACGACTCCACGAATGGAGTTTTCTGCAAAAACAGGGCGTTCAAACAATGCGAACCTGCGAATCGCAGGCGTGCACGAACGGCAAATGTCAAACACAGAGTCCTCGTAAAAATACGCCCAACCCGGTCAATTACATTTTCAGACCGGGATAGTAAAGTGTTTTTTCCGCATTTTCAGAAGAGAGGGGACCAAGATATGGAGGGCTCTTCCCTGCAGCGAAGATTGGCATCAAGCGGAAAATCATGGCCATCCTATTGTTTGCACTTCATTTTTCATTGACTTGTTTTCACAAGCCTTCCTACAATGACCTCTAAGAGCAGCAACACGTTCTCCAGTGCGGAGCAAAGGTCTTTCCAGAGGTGAGGAGATTTACCATGCCAGCTTCCCTGTTTCATCCCCCCACTGTTCTCGTGATTGAAGACGAACCCACCCAACGCCACATCCTGCACAGTCAACTGACCGCACAGGGCTACGAGGTGGTCGATGCCGTGAGCGGTCGGGAAGGCCTGAGCATTTGGAACGAACGCCCGGAAATACGTCTGGTGATCACTGATCTGGCCATGCCCGATATGGGTGGCGTGGAAGTGGTCAGGGCCATCCGCAGCCAGGAAAAAAGCTACACCTACCTCATGGTTCTGACCGGAATTAACGACAAGGAATGGCTGCTCAAGGCACTGGCCGCAGGTGCCGATGACTTTGTGGGTAAACCGATACTTCGGGAGGAGTTGGCTCTGCGTCTCCAAGGGGCGCAACGGCTGCTTCGGCTGGAGGACCAGTACAAGTTGGTTGGACGATTGGCGGAGTTGGCGGCTGTTCGGGCTGGGGAGGAGTCCTGCCAGGTCCATCGACTCAAGCGCTACTGCGCCCTTTTGGCCGAAGATCTCCGCCGGCACCATCCGGAATTACAACTCAACAGCCAGACGATCGAGGACCTGGCCAATGCCAGCGTGCTCCATGATATCGGCATCATGAACGTACCCGAGGGGCTGCTCAACAAACGGGGACGGCTCACCCCACGGGAGATGGAACAAATCCGGCAGCACGCCCTTGAAGGCAGCAAGATTCTCAAAAAAATCTACATGGAAACCGGCTCGTTCTATCTGCTCTTGGCGCTCCAGATTGCCACTAGTCACCATGAACGATGGGACGGCAGCGGTTATCCGCAAAAACTCAAGGGCAACGACATTCCCCTCTCAGCCCGCATCGTGACCCTGGCCGACACCTACAACGCACTTCGTTCTCGCCGCCCGTACAAGGATCCCATGCCCAAGGAGCATACCGAGGGGGTGATTCTCGAAGAAAAGGGCAAACAATTTGATCCGATGCTGGTGGAGAGCTTTCTTCGCGTCAAGGAGGAGATGGCTGCAATCCATGACCAGTTCAGGGATCCCTCCGAGACCTGGTAGACCGTCTCTCCCCGCTGCCTCCAGCCCAGCCCCCCCAAAAAACGGCAGGGACCGGAACCGCTTTCGCGGAACAGTCCCTGTCGGCCAAGTGAGCTCGTTTTTCTCTTTTTCTTCCTTTTATTACCTCTTTCGGCCATAGGGCCAGGCCATGATGCCGCCCTCCATGACCTTCACGTTGGTGAAGCCGTTGGCGCGGAGGATACATTCGGCCTCGTAACCGCGCAGGGAGATCTTGCAGAAGGCGATGATCTCGGCATTCTTGTCCGCAGGCAGGTCGGCAAGACGGGAACGGAGGGCGCCCAAGGGAATCAGGTTCTCGCCGATTCCAAGCTCCATTTCCTCGAATTCGTTGGGATTGCGGCCGTCGAGGAAGAAGGGCTTCTCGCCTCCGTCCAACTTGGCCTTGACCTCAACCGCGGAAATACCGGTCATCCGTCCCTTGAGCTTGTTTTCCATGATGTGGCAGGCAGCGATGAAGTGATCGATGGCGGGCGAGAACGGCGGTGCGTAGGGCAGGTCCGCGGTGATCACGTCACTGAGTTTGAGCTTGCCCTGAATGGCCATGGCCGCAGTGGCGATCTGGCGGCTGACATCACCCAGCCCCACGCACTGGTAGCCGAGGATGCGCTGCTCCTTATCCACCAGCAGTTTAGAGATGAGAATTTTGGCGCCCATGAAGCCGGGTTTATCCGGGCTGGCATTGACCACGGTGGTATAGCCCTCCAGGCCAATGCGCTGGGCAGCCTTTTCCGAAAGTCCGGTGGAACCAGCAGAAAATTCGAAGACCTTGCAGATACCGGTATGGATGGTGCCGGGAAAGGTGGCCACGTTGCCGCTGATCAAGTTCTCGCCGATAACCCGGCCTTCCAGATTGGCCAGGTCGCCCATGGGGGCAAAGGCCGCATCCCCGGTGATACGGTTGGGGATTTCGACGCAGTCACCGGCGGCGTAGATGTCGGGATCAGCGGTCTGCATATATTCATTCACGGTGATGCCGCCGAATTTGCCGATTTCAAGGCCGGCTTCCCTGCCGAGCTCGCTGTTGGGACGCACGCCGATGGCCATGACCGCAAGGGAACATTCAATCACAGTGCCGTCGGCCAGCTTGACGCCGGCCAGCTTGCCGCCCTCGCCCAGGAACTCGGCCACGCCGGTGCCGGTGATCACCTGGGCCCCCTTGGCCTTCATGTGGTTTTCCACCAGCTTGGCCAGATCCCAGTCGAGAAAGGTCAAGACCTGATCCACCGCCTCGACCACGGTGACCTGAATGCCGGACTCCTGCAGGGCCTCGCAGGCCTCGACACCGATAAGTCCGCCGCCGATGACCACCGCCTTTTTCACCTCGCCCCTGTCGCGAATCGCACGCAGATAGTCGGTGTTGGCCATGGAGACCAGGGTGGTGACCCCCTCGAGCTTGATTCCGGGGATGGGCGGCATGTTGGCGCGGGCACCGGTGGCGATGACCAACTTGTCGTAGGCAATGGTCTGTTCTTCGCCGCTCGTGACGCTGCGGCAGATGACGGTCTTGTCGGCCCGGTTGATGGCCACGACCTCGGTCTCGACCAGCGCCTTGATTTTTTTCGCCTTTTGAAAGAAGACCGGGTCGCGGACCACACCGGCCGGGGTGCACAGCAAGGCGTTGCGATCATTGAACACCCCGCCCACATAGTAGGGATAGCCGCAGGCGGCCATGGACAGATCATGGTCTTTCTGAATGATGGTGATCTCTGCAAACTCATCAAGCCGCCGAGCTTTGGCTGCTGCCTTGGCACCGGCGGCTGATCCGCCGATAACGACAATTTTTTTCGCGCTCATCTCATACACTCCCTTAAATATTGATCAATCAACACCGCTCATCAAGGAGCGGAATAAAAACTCGGTCAATCCGTTGCGGAGAAATGGCCGCCAGCAGGCGACTCACACCTCCGCGCCGGGGTTGCGCGGCCTGAGCAGGGCCAGCATGCCGCGCACTGCACTGTAATACGGTTCATCCGTGCCTGCGGCCCTGGCCAGCACGTAGCCACCTTGAATGATACCGGCGATGGTGGCGGCGGTATCCTCGACATTGAGATCCGCGGCAAACTCCCGATTTTCCTTGCCCTGGGCTATCACCTCGGAGATCCGCTGCTGCAGCCAGTCAAAGGTTTGGTCCACCGGACGATGCAGTTCCGGGTTGGCCACGATTTCCGGATCCGCGGTCAGCCGCCCCAACTGGCACCCTTGCAGCACATGGCGGTCCTGCATCAGAAAGGCTTCGATCCGCTCGTAGGCGCTTCCCGGGCCGGTCAGTTTGGACTCGGCATAGCTTCTGATCTGCTCGGCGCAGCGTTCAATGGCCGCCAGAGCCAAATCAGATTTACCGTTGAAATGGTGGTACATGCTCCCCTGCCCCACACCGGCGCGTTGCTGAATCGCCTTGGGACTGGTGCCGACATACCCTCTTTCCCAGAGTAAGGACTGGGTACTTGTTATCAGTTTCTCACGTGCATCCATACGTTATACCGCCTTTTTCAATTTTACATACCAGTAGGTACAATACTGGAGCAACTTGCGCAAGCAAAAAAATGCCCCGCCTGCAAATACCACAAAAGTGAGGCATCGATGCATGCAGACATTGTAAGCACCCACTCACAATACACTCCTCTCCGTTCCCGCAAATAACAGACACGAGGCCTCGGCCATCACGGACAAATGTGTCGAAGAGCACGACCTGACCTTGCCTTTCGTCCCGCGGCTGATTATCAAAAAGCCAACACCATTTCCATACGCGGCGCAAAACAAGGACTCCATGGCCAACAGCGACAAGCCTGTCAACGGCGTGACCGACATTATTCTTGAATCCATATCCGATGGCGTGTTCACCGTGAATCACGAGTGGCGGATCATGTCGTTCAACCGTGCCGCCGAGGAGATCACCGGGGTGCCGCGTGAAGAGGCCATCGGCCGCTACTGCTGGGAGGTGTTCCGCTCCAATATGTGCGAGGGGAACTGCGCCCTCAGACGCACCATGAAGGAGGGCCGTTCCTTTGTTTCCAGCTCGACCTACATCATCAACAGCGAAAAGAAACGGATCCCGATCTCGGTTTCGACCGCCCCCCTCAAGGATGAGTCCGGCGAAATTCTCGGTGGGGTGGAAACCTTCCGCGACAACACCGTGGTCGAAGAACTGCGCAGGGAGCTCAGCGGCTCCTTCCGCCAGGGGGACATGGTCAGCTGCAGCCATGCGATGAAAAAGATCTTTGCCGTGCTGCCGCAGATCGCCGAGAGCGACTCCACGGTACTGATCGAGGGCGAAACCGGCACCGGCAAGGAGATCATGGCCAAATCCCTGCATGACCTCTCCAGCCGACGGGGCAAGCCCTTTGTCGCCATCAACTGCGGCGCCCTGCCCGACACCCTGCTCGAATCGGAACTCTTCGGCTACAAGGCTGGGGCCTTCACCAACGCGGCTCAGGACAAACCGGGATATTTCAGCCTGGCCGAGGGCGGCACCATCCTCCTTGACGAGATCGGCGAAACCAGTCCGGCCTTTCAGGTCAAACTGCTGCGCGTACTGGAAGAGCGGGAATTTCTCCCCCTGGGCGGGATCAAGAAGGTGAAGATCAATGTCCGCATTCTCGCGGCCACCAACCGCAACCTGGAAGAGATGGTGAGCCAGGGCAGCTTTCGCAGCGACCTCTTTTACCGGATCAACATCGTCCGCCTGGCCCTGCCCCCTTTACGGGACCGCAAGGAAGACATTCCCCTGTTGATCGACCGCTTCATCGACCGCATGAACCGCTTGCGCGGCAAGGCGGTGAGCGGCATCGAGCCCGAAACCCTCGAGCGCCTCATGGCTCATGGATACCCCGGCAATATCCGCGAACTGGAAAACATTATCGAACACGCCTTCATTCTCTGCACCCAGGGTCCCATCGGCCTGCATCATCTACCCTCGCACCTCAGTACGCCCTCGGGAAGTCCGACCACCGCAAATCAGCCCTCCTCCATGAGCCAGATCCACCGTGCCACCGAGCGGGAGGTCATCCTGGCTGCACTTGAACGGAACAGTTTCAACCGATTGGCAACCGCGAAAGAACTGGGCATGCATAAAAGCACCCTGTTTCGCAAACTGAAAAAGTTGCAGCTCGACCTGCCCGATATCGATGGCCGCACGCCGGGTTCACGCAACCCAACAGTCGCTTGATCGCAGCCGTATAGAGTCGCACAGGGTAGCGTTACAGTTTCACCGGCGACACTTCGTCGCAGACGACACTGCCCTCTACGACGATAATATTTCTCGTTTTCCCGGGTATTTTCCTCACTTTTCCTCTCATATTCATCCCCTGGCACGGCTCATGCTTAGGCCTATATATGAAAGCACGAACCACAGGCCAAAAAATTGCGGTTACAGTCTGGGGACAACGGGTATCGCCGGTATTCGACTCCGCGCGAACTTTGCTGATCGCGGAAATCAACGGCAAGGCACTGACCGCCACCTCCCGGATCACCTTTGATCCGGAGCACCCCCTGGAGCTGCTCCACCTGCTCAGAGCGCAGCAAGTCATGCTGATCATCTGCGGTGCGGTTTCCGAGGGCCCGGCTGCCATGATCGAAGCCGCCGGTATCGAATTGATTCCCTTCATAGCCGGAGATGTGCAGCAGGTGCTCGAACATTTCCTGGAGGGACGTGCTTTTGACAGCAGCTTCCGCATGCCCGGTTGCGGCAAGAATATCTGCTGCCGCGGTCGAATACGCCGGGGAAGGTCCATTCGCGCGGTGCAACTGCCGCCGGAAGGATGGCCGGGCTCATCGTCACCCCGGCAAGGGGTGTCGGCAATGGATCGTGGCGAACAGCGTGCCGATCATTCCCCGGATGCGGAAACATCCCAGGACAACAGCTCCTCAAAGACCAACCTTTAAGGACGTAAGGAGGTAGATTATGCCGAATATGGATGGAAGGGGGCCCCAAGGAACCGGCCCTGTCGGTCGAGGCATGGGCGGCTGCCGACCCAACGGCACGCCCCTGC
Coding sequences within it:
- a CDS encoding NifB/NifX family molybdenum-iron cluster-binding protein, producing the protein MKARTTGQKIAVTVWGQRVSPVFDSARTLLIAEINGKALTATSRITFDPEHPLELLHLLRAQQVMLIICGAVSEGPAAMIEAAGIELIPFIAGDVQQVLEHFLEGRAFDSSFRMPGCGKNICCRGRIRRGRSIRAVQLPPEGWPGSSSPRQGVSAMDRGEQRADHSPDAETSQDNSSSKTNL
- a CDS encoding FAD-dependent oxidoreductase, whose amino-acid sequence is MSAKKIVVIGGSAAGAKAAAKARRLDEFAEITIIQKDHDLSMAACGYPYYVGGVFNDRNALLCTPAGVVRDPVFFQKAKKIKALVETEVVAINRADKTVICRSVTSGEEQTIAYDKLVIATGARANMPPIPGIKLEGVTTLVSMANTDYLRAIRDRGEVKKAVVIGGGLIGVEACEALQESGIQVTVVEAVDQVLTFLDWDLAKLVENHMKAKGAQVITGTGVAEFLGEGGKLAGVKLADGTVIECSLAVMAIGVRPNSELGREAGLEIGKFGGITVNEYMQTADPDIYAAGDCVEIPNRITGDAAFAPMGDLANLEGRVIGENLISGNVATFPGTIHTGICKVFEFSAGSTGLSEKAAQRIGLEGYTTVVNASPDKPGFMGAKILISKLLVDKEQRILGYQCVGLGDVSRQIATAAMAIQGKLKLSDVITADLPYAPPFSPAIDHFIAACHIMENKLKGRMTGISAVEVKAKLDGGEKPFFLDGRNPNEFEEMELGIGENLIPLGALRSRLADLPADKNAEIIAFCKISLRGYEAECILRANGFTNVKVMEGGIMAWPYGRKR
- a CDS encoding TetR/AcrR family transcriptional regulator, giving the protein MDAREKLITSTQSLLWERGYVGTSPKAIQQRAGVGQGSMYHHFNGKSDLALAAIERCAEQIRSYAESKLTGPGSAYERIEAFLMQDRHVLQGCQLGRLTADPEIVANPELHRPVDQTFDWLQQRISEVIAQGKENREFAADLNVEDTAATIAGIIQGGYVLARAAGTDEPYYSAVRGMLALLRPRNPGAEV
- a CDS encoding HD domain-containing phosphohydrolase, with translation MPASLFHPPTVLVIEDEPTQRHILHSQLTAQGYEVVDAVSGREGLSIWNERPEIRLVITDLAMPDMGGVEVVRAIRSQEKSYTYLMVLTGINDKEWLLKALAAGADDFVGKPILREELALRLQGAQRLLRLEDQYKLVGRLAELAAVRAGEESCQVHRLKRYCALLAEDLRRHHPELQLNSQTIEDLANASVLHDIGIMNVPEGLLNKRGRLTPREMEQIRQHALEGSKILKKIYMETGSFYLLLALQIATSHHERWDGSGYPQKLKGNDIPLSARIVTLADTYNALRSRRPYKDPMPKEHTEGVILEEKGKQFDPMLVESFLRVKEEMAAIHDQFRDPSETW
- a CDS encoding sigma 54-interacting transcriptional regulator, whose translation is MANSDKPVNGVTDIILESISDGVFTVNHEWRIMSFNRAAEEITGVPREEAIGRYCWEVFRSNMCEGNCALRRTMKEGRSFVSSSTYIINSEKKRIPISVSTAPLKDESGEILGGVETFRDNTVVEELRRELSGSFRQGDMVSCSHAMKKIFAVLPQIAESDSTVLIEGETGTGKEIMAKSLHDLSSRRGKPFVAINCGALPDTLLESELFGYKAGAFTNAAQDKPGYFSLAEGGTILLDEIGETSPAFQVKLLRVLEEREFLPLGGIKKVKINVRILAATNRNLEEMVSQGSFRSDLFYRINIVRLALPPLRDRKEDIPLLIDRFIDRMNRLRGKAVSGIEPETLERLMAHGYPGNIRELENIIEHAFILCTQGPIGLHHLPSHLSTPSGSPTTANQPSSMSQIHRATEREVILAALERNSFNRLATAKELGMHKSTLFRKLKKLQLDLPDIDGRTPGSRNPTVA